A region from the Nostoc sp. HK-01 genome encodes:
- a CDS encoding flavin reductase-like, FMN-binding protein, with amino-acid sequence MPDTKPRDVQILPIATDTTVMRSRSWARLRFEIEYALAKGTTANSYLIQADKIALIDPPGETFTQIYLDALQKRIDVQAIDYVILGHINPNRAATLKALLEIAPQITFVCSNPGAINLRGALENPDLPIIIMRGEETLDLGKGHHLQFIPTPNPRYADELCTYDPQTEILYTDKLFGAHICGDQVLDEGWEIINEDRRYYYDCLMAPHARQVETALDKLADFPARLYATGHGPLVRYGLIDLTKAYRQWSQQQTSADLTVALIYASAYGNTATLAQAIARGITKAGVAVESINCEFTEPEEIRAAVEKSDGFVMGSPTLGGHAPTPVQTALGIVLSAGTNNKLAGVFGSFGWSGEAVDLIENRLKDAGYRFGFDAIRVKFKPDDATLQLCEEAGTDFAQALKKAKKVRSQSVPATNVEQAVGRIVGSLCVLTAKQEDRASAMLASWVAQASFNPPGLTIAVAKERAVEPLTHSGNEFVLNILKEGNHIGLMKHFLKPFGPGQDRFADVATEESTNGSPILADALAYLECKVQNRMESGDHWLVYATVENGKVLNQDGVTAVHHRKSATHY; translated from the coding sequence ATGCCAGATACTAAACCGCGTGATGTGCAGATACTACCAATTGCTACCGATACAACTGTAATGCGATCGCGCAGTTGGGCAAGGTTAAGATTTGAAATAGAATATGCCCTAGCTAAAGGGACTACAGCCAACTCTTATTTAATTCAAGCTGACAAAATTGCTTTGATTGACCCGCCTGGGGAAACTTTCACGCAAATTTACCTGGATGCGTTGCAAAAGCGTATTGATGTCCAAGCAATTGATTATGTAATTCTCGGTCACATCAACCCTAACCGCGCCGCCACTTTAAAAGCTTTATTAGAAATTGCACCGCAAATCACCTTTGTTTGTTCTAACCCAGGGGCGATAAATTTACGCGGAGCTTTAGAAAATCCAGACTTACCAATTATCATCATGCGGGGGGAAGAAACCCTAGATTTGGGCAAGGGACATCACTTGCAATTTATTCCCACACCCAACCCCCGCTATGCTGATGAACTCTGCACCTACGACCCCCAAACCGAAATTCTCTACACAGATAAGTTATTTGGAGCGCATATCTGCGGCGACCAAGTATTAGATGAAGGCTGGGAAATTATCAACGAAGACCGCCGTTATTATTATGACTGCCTCATGGCTCCCCATGCGCGGCAAGTAGAAACAGCGTTAGATAAACTTGCTGATTTTCCAGCGCGCTTGTATGCGACAGGACACGGGCCTTTAGTACGTTACGGCTTAATTGATCTAACTAAAGCTTATAGACAATGGAGTCAACAGCAAACATCTGCTGACTTGACAGTAGCCTTAATTTATGCATCAGCTTATGGGAATACCGCAACCTTAGCCCAAGCGATCGCTCGTGGCATTACAAAAGCTGGTGTGGCGGTAGAATCAATTAACTGCGAATTTACTGAACCAGAAGAAATCCGCGCGGCGGTGGAAAAATCTGATGGTTTTGTTATGGGTTCGCCCACGTTAGGTGGTCATGCACCGACACCAGTGCAAACAGCTTTAGGGATTGTTTTATCAGCAGGAACAAACAATAAACTGGCGGGTGTGTTTGGTTCCTTTGGTTGGAGTGGTGAGGCGGTTGATTTAATTGAAAACCGACTCAAAGATGCTGGTTATCGCTTTGGGTTTGATGCCATCCGTGTGAAATTTAAACCCGATGATGCAACTCTGCAATTATGTGAAGAAGCCGGAACCGACTTTGCTCAAGCATTGAAGAAAGCCAAAAAAGTGCGATCGCAAAGTGTACCAGCCACAAATGTCGAACAAGCAGTTGGACGCATCGTTGGTTCTCTGTGCGTGCTGACAGCCAAACAAGAAGATAGAGCCAGTGCTATGTTAGCCTCATGGGTAGCCCAAGCCAGCTTTAATCCGCCTGGTTTAACTATTGCCGTTGCTAAAGAACGGGCAGTAGAACCACTGACCCACTCAGGTAACGAATTTGTTCTGAATATTCTCAAAGAAGGCAATCATATAGGCTTGATGAAACATTTCCTCAAACCCTTCGGCCCTGGACAAGACAGATTTGCTGATGTCGCTACCGAAGAAAGTACAAATGGCTCTCCTATATTGGCAGATGCTTTAGCATATTTGGAGTGTAAAGTCCAAAACCGGATGGAATCGGGAGACCACTGGTTAGTTTATGCCACTGTAGAAAACGGTAAGGTTTTAAATCAAGATGGTGTGACGGCTGTGCATCATCGTAAGTCGGCTACGCATTATTAA
- a CDS encoding cell-division protein, with amino-acid sequence MFKFLTKLDYLLKETFLGLLRGGWMNWAAVSTVAVLLFLFGLSLQTSWQVEKLLNQFGSQLEVSVYLEPGIEAKSIEHLVVKMPEVVAMQTVTKEEAWAKLVKDLRIADIDGATQQLGENPLVDEMKVKARNSQAVPVLATSLAKLQGVETVEYVDEAVKRIAQLHRGLNWFTVTITSILTLTAIAVTTTTIRLIVLARKREIEIMQLVGATSAWIYLPFILQGISFGLVGGAIAWSFISVIEQFLGKLLANQPEFIQFLANGLQLAPTQILLLPLILLSFGATVGLIGSLFAVHRFAKA; translated from the coding sequence GTGTTCAAATTTCTCACGAAGCTTGACTATTTACTTAAAGAAACTTTCTTAGGGTTGTTGCGTGGCGGCTGGATGAATTGGGCAGCCGTTAGCACTGTGGCGGTATTATTATTTTTGTTTGGCTTAAGTCTGCAAACTTCTTGGCAAGTTGAAAAACTCCTGAATCAATTTGGCAGCCAGTTAGAGGTTTCAGTATATTTAGAACCGGGAATAGAAGCTAAGAGCATCGAACATTTGGTCGTGAAAATGCCGGAAGTTGTGGCGATGCAAACGGTTACTAAAGAAGAAGCTTGGGCAAAATTAGTCAAGGATTTGAGAATTGCGGATATTGACGGTGCGACTCAGCAGCTAGGGGAAAATCCTTTAGTTGATGAGATGAAGGTAAAAGCGCGGAATTCTCAAGCTGTACCAGTTTTAGCCACAAGTCTGGCTAAATTACAGGGAGTTGAGACCGTTGAGTATGTCGATGAAGCTGTAAAACGCATCGCTCAGTTGCATCGAGGTTTAAACTGGTTTACTGTGACAATTACCAGTATTTTGACTTTAACTGCGATCGCTGTTACTACCACAACCATTCGCCTAATTGTGCTGGCGCGAAAGCGAGAAATTGAAATTATGCAACTAGTCGGCGCAACTTCCGCGTGGATTTATCTACCGTTTATTTTACAAGGAATTTCTTTTGGTTTAGTTGGTGGTGCGATCGCTTGGAGTTTCATTTCGGTAATTGAACAGTTTTTAGGCAAATTACTAGCTAATCAACCAGAATTTATCCAATTCCTTGCCAATGGTTTGCAACTTGCACCCACACAAATCTTATTATTACCCCTGATTCTCTTAAGTTTCGGCGCAACGGTAGGATTAATAGGCAGCTTATTTGCAGTACACCGATTTGCTAAGGCTTAG
- the aat gene encoding leucyl/phenylalanyl-tRNA--protein transferase, which translates to MQYDIAAIIQGYAQGYFLMADDDHGLGWYGSRDRTLIPLDERFRYPKSLQRVLNQERFTVAINRDFPAVVDGCANRDTTWISEELKEIYFLLHETGFAHSFETWQGDELAGGILGIVIGGAFIGESMFYRIPEGSKVAMVKLVERLRQKQFVLFDAQMMNPHLERFGAYGIGDEEYQTLLQKALQRRCSLV; encoded by the coding sequence ATGCAATATGATATCGCTGCTATTATTCAAGGCTATGCTCAAGGCTATTTTCTCATGGCTGATGACGATCATGGCTTGGGTTGGTATGGTAGCCGCGATCGCACTTTGATTCCTCTAGATGAGCGATTCCGCTATCCTAAGTCTTTGCAGCGTGTCTTGAATCAAGAGCGATTCACAGTGGCAATTAATCGTGATTTTCCGGCTGTTGTTGATGGCTGTGCAAACCGAGACACAACATGGATTTCGGAAGAATTAAAAGAAATTTACTTTTTACTACATGAAACGGGTTTTGCTCACAGTTTTGAAACTTGGCAAGGTGACGAACTCGCAGGCGGTATTTTAGGAATTGTGATTGGTGGTGCTTTCATCGGTGAATCAATGTTTTACCGCATTCCCGAAGGCTCAAAGGTAGCGATGGTCAAGTTAGTAGAAAGATTGCGCCAAAAACAATTTGTCCTGTTTGACGCTCAAATGATGAACCCGCATTTAGAACGCTTTGGTGCTTACGGGATTGGCGATGAAGAATATCAAACTTTACTCCAAAAAGCGTTGCAGCGTCGCTGTTCTTTGGTGTAA
- the rps14 gene encoding 30S ribosomal protein S14, whose protein sequence is MIEREKKRAKLVAKYAEKRETLLEEFRQAESLEEKLDAHRKIQQLPRNSAPNRRRNRCWVTGRPRGVYRDFGLSRNVLREWAHEGLLPGVVKSSW, encoded by the coding sequence ATGATTGAGCGCGAGAAAAAACGCGCCAAGTTAGTCGCAAAGTATGCCGAAAAGCGGGAAACTCTGCTGGAAGAGTTCAGACAGGCTGAATCTTTAGAAGAGAAACTGGACGCTCATCGGAAAATTCAACAACTACCCCGGAACAGTGCGCCCAACCGTCGCCGCAATCGCTGCTGGGTAACTGGTCGCCCCAGAGGTGTGTACCGTGACTTTGGACTGTCTCGGAACGTTCTGCGGGAATGGGCGCACGAAGGTTTGTTACCTGGAGTGGTTAAGTCTAGTTGGTAG
- a CDS encoding DNA-(apurinic or apyrimidinic site) lyase / endonuclease III has translation MTTTRKSPSKKQRALEILHRLKHLYPDATCSLNYSTPVQLLVATILSAQCTDERVNQVTPALFSRFPDAASLANADLDELENLVRSTGFYRNKSKNIQAACRMIVTDFDSVVPNQMEHLLKLPGVARKTANVVLAHAYGINAGVTVDTHVKRLSQRLGLTKYSEPVKIEQDLMKLLPQADWENWSIRLIYHGRAVCKARSPACAACELADLCPTAHKVMTIG, from the coding sequence ATGACAACTACCCGCAAATCTCCATCTAAAAAACAACGAGCGTTAGAGATTCTCCATCGTCTCAAACATCTTTATCCAGATGCAACTTGTTCATTAAATTACTCAACACCTGTACAATTACTAGTTGCTACTATTCTCTCGGCTCAGTGTACAGATGAGCGAGTTAATCAAGTTACACCAGCTTTATTTAGTCGATTTCCAGATGCAGCCAGTTTAGCCAATGCCGATTTAGACGAGTTAGAAAACTTGGTGCGTTCGACAGGGTTTTATCGCAATAAGTCTAAGAATATCCAAGCCGCCTGTCGAATGATTGTGACTGATTTTGATTCGGTGGTTCCTAACCAAATGGAGCATTTATTAAAATTACCTGGTGTGGCGCGGAAAACGGCAAATGTTGTTTTAGCTCATGCTTATGGGATAAATGCTGGGGTGACTGTGGATACTCACGTTAAGCGTTTGAGTCAGCGGTTAGGTTTAACCAAGTATTCTGAACCAGTCAAAATTGAACAAGATTTAATGAAGTTATTACCCCAAGCAGATTGGGAAAATTGGTCAATTCGGCTAATTTATCATGGTCGTGCTGTTTGTAAAGCCCGTTCTCCAGCTTGTGCGGCTTGTGAGTTAGCTGATTTGTGTCCTACTGCTCATAAAGTGATGACAATAGGCTAG
- a CDS encoding putative membrane-associated zinc metalloprotease, with protein sequence MSVLAAIAVLAILILVHELGHFIAARSQGIHVNRFSLGFGPVLWKYQGTETEYAVRAFPLGGFVGFPDDDPDSDIPPNDPNLLRNRPVLDRAIVISAGVIANLIFAYLVLVLQLGIVGIPEKFNYQPGVLVQPVNEQSIAYQAGIREGDIVLAVNGQELPASDKSTAILTKEIQTHPNQEIALKVQQKNQQVSLKLTPALGADGKGLVGIQLGPNGKPVFRKPNSPFEIFGIAANRFQQLFIGTLNGFGQLITNFQQTIGQVSGPVNIVKVGAKLAADDSTNLLSFAAIISINLAIINILPLPALDGGQLAFLLIEGLRGKPLPSRIQEGVMQTGLVLLLGLGIFLIVKETIQLTTQ encoded by the coding sequence ATGTCAGTTTTAGCAGCGATCGCAGTCTTGGCTATTTTAATTTTGGTACACGAACTGGGACACTTTATAGCAGCAAGGTCTCAAGGCATTCACGTTAACCGTTTTTCTTTGGGTTTTGGCCCAGTTTTGTGGAAATACCAAGGAACGGAAACCGAATATGCTGTCCGTGCTTTTCCCTTGGGTGGCTTTGTGGGCTTTCCCGATGATGACCCAGATAGTGACATTCCACCCAACGACCCGAATCTGCTGCGTAACCGTCCAGTTTTAGATCGGGCGATCGTCATCAGTGCAGGAGTAATTGCAAATTTAATATTTGCCTATTTAGTGCTAGTTCTCCAATTGGGTATTGTTGGCATCCCAGAAAAGTTCAACTATCAACCCGGTGTGCTTGTTCAACCAGTTAATGAACAATCCATTGCCTATCAAGCCGGTATTAGAGAAGGTGATATAGTTTTAGCAGTTAATGGTCAAGAACTCCCGGCTTCAGACAAATCCACCGCTATCTTGACCAAAGAAATTCAAACTCATCCCAATCAGGAAATCGCCCTCAAAGTTCAACAGAAAAATCAACAAGTTTCCCTAAAATTAACCCCAGCCCTAGGCGCTGATGGTAAAGGCTTGGTAGGAATTCAACTAGGGCCAAATGGTAAACCAGTTTTTCGTAAACCTAACAGTCCTTTCGAGATTTTTGGTATTGCAGCTAACCGCTTTCAACAACTATTTATTGGTACACTCAACGGTTTTGGTCAGTTAATTACTAACTTTCAACAAACCATCGGACAAGTTTCTGGGCCAGTTAATATTGTGAAAGTTGGTGCAAAATTAGCGGCTGATGACAGCACGAATTTACTATCTTTTGCCGCAATTATCAGCATTAACTTAGCCATTATCAATATCTTGCCTTTACCCGCATTAGACGGCGGACAACTAGCGTTTCTATTAATTGAAGGTTTACGCGGTAAACCCTTACCTAGCCGCATTCAAGAAGGTGTAATGCAAACAGGCTTGGTGCTACTTTTAGGATTAGGCATTTTCTTAATAGTTAAAGAAACCATCCAGTTAACCACTCAGTAG
- a CDS encoding potassium-transporting ATPase subunit A: MGQGFLQIGLTLCLVIAIAPILGRYIARVFMGARTLLDPLMNPIEHSIYLVAGVNRKDDMTGWQYIRAILASNLVMGILVFGLIHYQRFLPWNPNNFFSPRWHTLLHTVISFVTNTDQQHYVPETTLSYFSQVAALGFLMFTSAGTGLAVGIAFIRGLTSKRLGNFYVDLIRSITRILLPISVVGAIALVLLGVPQTIDKPLIVETIEGSTQYIARGPVASFEMIKMLGENGGGFFAANSAHPFENPNGASNLIELIAMISIPAALIFTYGMFAKNLKQAWLLFWMVFTAFVILVWVTVSGELQGNPLINGTLGVELPNLEGKEVRFGVIQTALWVVTTTATMTGAVNGMLDSLMPQGLFATLFNLFVQIIWGGQGTGIAYLLIYLILTVFLTGLMVGRTPEFLGRKIEKREIILASVVLLIHPIMILIPSAIALAYPFSLSGITNPGFHGISQVVYEYASAAANNGSGLEKLNDNTLWWNLSTGLSMLAGRYIPIIAILLLAENMSRKPVTPETAGTLKTDSLLFTTVTAGIVLILGVLTFFPVLALGPIAEGFKLASGS, encoded by the coding sequence ATGGGACAAGGTTTTTTACAAATCGGCTTGACACTGTGTCTTGTCATAGCGATCGCCCCTATATTGGGAAGATACATAGCGCGTGTGTTCATGGGAGCGAGAACGTTGCTTGATCCTCTAATGAACCCAATTGAACACAGCATTTATCTGGTAGCAGGCGTTAACAGAAAAGATGATATGACAGGCTGGCAGTATATCCGGGCGATTCTTGCCAGTAATCTTGTTATGGGTATTTTAGTTTTTGGTTTGATACATTATCAAAGATTTTTACCTTGGAATCCCAATAACTTCTTTTCCCCGCGTTGGCATACCTTACTACACACTGTTATTTCTTTTGTTACCAACACCGATCAGCAACACTATGTTCCAGAGACAACCCTGAGTTACTTCAGCCAAGTAGCAGCTTTAGGCTTTTTGATGTTCACCTCAGCAGGTACGGGGTTGGCGGTGGGAATCGCGTTTATTCGTGGGTTGACTAGCAAAAGGTTAGGTAACTTTTATGTTGACCTAATTCGTAGCATTACCAGGATATTACTGCCAATTTCGGTAGTTGGCGCGATCGCCCTTGTTTTATTAGGCGTACCGCAAACCATCGATAAACCATTGATTGTGGAAACGATAGAAGGAAGCACACAATACATTGCTAGAGGCCCTGTAGCTTCCTTTGAGATGATTAAAATGTTGGGTGAGAACGGTGGTGGTTTCTTTGCAGCAAATTCCGCCCATCCCTTTGAAAATCCCAATGGCGCATCTAACTTAATCGAACTCATCGCCATGATTTCCATTCCCGCAGCCTTGATATTCACCTACGGGATGTTTGCCAAAAATCTCAAACAAGCTTGGCTGTTATTTTGGATGGTATTTACCGCTTTTGTGATTTTAGTTTGGGTCACAGTCAGTGGTGAACTGCAAGGAAATCCCCTCATTAACGGCACATTGGGAGTAGAACTGCCAAATTTAGAAGGTAAAGAAGTCAGATTTGGAGTCATACAAACAGCACTGTGGGTAGTGACTACCACCGCCACAATGACTGGTGCAGTTAATGGAATGCTCGATTCCCTAATGCCTCAAGGATTATTTGCGACATTATTTAACTTATTTGTGCAGATTATTTGGGGAGGACAAGGTACAGGTATAGCTTACTTGCTAATTTACTTAATTCTCACCGTGTTCTTAACAGGGTTGATGGTGGGACGCACACCAGAATTTTTAGGACGCAAAATCGAAAAGCGCGAAATCATTCTCGCCAGCGTTGTGCTGTTAATTCACCCCATTATGATTTTAATTCCCAGCGCGATCGCCCTAGCTTATCCCTTTTCCCTCTCAGGCATTACAAACCCAGGCTTTCATGGAATCTCCCAAGTAGTTTATGAATATGCTTCAGCCGCAGCTAATAACGGTTCCGGCTTAGAGAAACTCAATGATAATACCCTGTGGTGGAATTTAAGCACAGGATTGAGTATGTTGGCTGGCCGTTATATCCCAATTATTGCCATCTTGCTATTAGCTGAGAATATGTCGCGTAAACCAGTCACACCAGAAACAGCAGGAACACTCAAAACCGATTCATTACTATTCACCACAGTGACAGCGGGCATAGTACTAATTTTAGGCGTATTGACATTTTTTCCCGTTTTAGCCCTAGGCCCCATCGCTGAAGGATTTAAACTAGCATCTGGCAGTTAA
- a CDS encoding potassium-transporting ATPase subunit B → MNPVAPTPKSKTPRARPSDRRQVRKKAKINNQVIYIRAIRDAFIKLNPIVAIKNPVMFVVWIGTLITLAVTIDPNLFGPTQQRNPQLFNGILTGILFFTVWFANFAEAVAEGRGKAQADALRSTQSETIAKKLASDGSISEVPSTSLQKGDNVYIVAGDIIPADGEVIMGVASVDESAITGESAPVLKESGSDVASSVTGGTRIISDELIIRVTADPGKGFIDRMINLVEGAERSKTPNEIALTVLLAVLSLIFLFVVATLPAFAYYVQSPVSIPVLIALLVALIPTTIGGLLSAIGIAGMDRVAQYNVIATSGRAVEACGDINTLILDKTGTITLGNRLAEEFIPVNGHSMQELAYIALIASIFDDTPEGKSIVRLAERLGARLDFDPHQAAAVEFSAKTRMSGTNLVNGREARKGAVGAIKGFVLSRNGRDTPELDAAYQRVSQQGGTPLAVCLDQEIYGVIYLKDIVKPGIRERFAQLRRMGVHTVMLTGDNHITASVIAQEAGVDDFIAEATPEDKISVIQQEQAEGKLVAMTGDGTNDAPALAQANVGVAMNTGTQAAKEAANMVDLDSDPTKLIDIISIGKQLLITRGALTTFSIANDIAKYFAIIPVIFAATNLQGLNIMNLTSTNSAVLSALIYNAVIIPALIPLALKGVKFRPLTANQLLKRNLLIYGLGGVIAPFIAIKLLDLVITAVGLA, encoded by the coding sequence ATGAATCCAGTTGCACCTACCCCCAAATCTAAAACACCAAGAGCGCGTCCGAGCGATCGCCGCCAAGTGCGAAAAAAAGCCAAAATAAATAATCAAGTAATTTACATCAGGGCTATCAGGGATGCTTTTATCAAACTGAATCCCATAGTAGCCATCAAAAATCCGGTGATGTTTGTGGTGTGGATTGGCACACTGATTACCCTCGCCGTCACCATTGATCCCAACTTATTCGGCCCTACGCAACAGCGAAATCCCCAATTATTTAATGGTATCCTCACCGGGATATTGTTTTTTACAGTCTGGTTTGCTAACTTTGCCGAAGCCGTAGCCGAAGGACGGGGTAAAGCCCAAGCCGATGCGTTGCGATCTACACAATCAGAAACCATCGCCAAAAAACTCGCCTCCGATGGCTCAATCTCTGAGGTTCCTTCCACAAGTCTTCAAAAAGGTGACAACGTATATATCGTGGCTGGCGATATCATCCCTGCTGATGGGGAAGTAATTATGGGTGTCGCCTCGGTGGATGAATCTGCAATTACGGGTGAATCTGCACCAGTTCTCAAAGAATCAGGTTCAGATGTCGCTAGTTCTGTTACAGGTGGAACACGCATCATCTCTGACGAGTTAATCATCCGCGTCACAGCTGATCCCGGCAAAGGTTTTATTGATCGGATGATTAATTTAGTAGAAGGTGCAGAACGCAGCAAAACACCCAACGAAATCGCCCTCACAGTATTATTAGCTGTATTAAGCCTCATATTTTTGTTTGTTGTCGCTACCTTGCCAGCATTTGCCTACTACGTTCAAAGTCCTGTCAGTATCCCAGTTTTAATTGCGTTATTAGTAGCATTGATCCCCACAACCATTGGTGGCTTACTCAGCGCGATCGGGATTGCAGGTATGGATCGAGTCGCCCAATATAACGTTATTGCTACCTCTGGACGAGCAGTGGAAGCCTGTGGCGATATCAACACTTTAATTTTAGATAAAACCGGTACAATTACCCTCGGCAACCGTTTAGCAGAAGAATTTATCCCGGTTAACGGTCATTCTATGCAGGAATTGGCTTATATTGCCCTGATAGCCAGCATATTTGACGATACACCAGAAGGCAAATCCATTGTGCGACTTGCAGAAAGATTAGGCGCTCGATTAGATTTTGATCCCCACCAAGCCGCAGCCGTGGAATTTTCAGCCAAAACCCGGATGAGTGGTACAAATTTAGTCAATGGACGAGAAGCCCGCAAAGGTGCAGTCGGAGCGATTAAAGGATTTGTTCTTTCCCGCAACGGCCGAGATACCCCAGAACTAGATGCTGCATACCAACGAGTTTCTCAACAAGGGGGTACACCTCTAGCAGTTTGCTTAGATCAAGAAATTTATGGTGTCATCTATCTCAAAGATATTGTCAAACCCGGCATTCGTGAGCGTTTTGCCCAGTTGCGTCGGATGGGTGTGCATACTGTCATGCTCACAGGAGACAACCACATTACTGCATCTGTAATTGCTCAAGAAGCCGGTGTGGATGATTTTATTGCCGAAGCCACACCTGAAGATAAAATCAGTGTCATTCAACAAGAACAGGCTGAAGGCAAACTAGTCGCCATGACAGGTGATGGAACTAACGATGCTCCCGCATTGGCACAGGCAAATGTTGGTGTGGCGATGAATACTGGTACTCAAGCTGCTAAAGAAGCAGCCAACATGGTAGATTTAGACTCTGACCCTACCAAACTCATCGATATTATCAGTATTGGTAAACAACTGTTAATTACCCGTGGGGCATTGACAACATTTTCTATTGCTAATGATATTGCTAAGTATTTTGCAATTATTCCGGTAATTTTTGCAGCTACTAACCTGCAAGGTCTGAATATTATGAATTTAACTAGCACAAATTCCGCTGTGCTATCGGCATTAATTTACAATGCTGTGATTATTCCTGCGTTAATTCCCTTAGCTTTGAAAGGTGTGAAATTTAGACCCCTGACAGCTAATCAATTACTCAAACGCAATCTTT